In Oncorhynchus keta strain PuntledgeMale-10-30-2019 chromosome 19, Oket_V2, whole genome shotgun sequence, a single genomic region encodes these proteins:
- the LOC118397751 gene encoding guanine nucleotide-binding protein G(I)/G(S)/G(T) subunit beta-3-like, producing the protein MGEMDTLKKEADGLKAQIEAGRKAVNDTTMATLASGMAAAPRVQLKNRKTLKGHLAKIYGLHWSADNRHMVSASQDGKLLIWDTYTGNKVYAVPLKSSWVMSCSMAPSGNLVASGGLDNMCTIANIKGASPKTLRELDAHEGYLSHSRFLNDNEILTASGDTTCCLWDLETGKQKVIYKSHVGDCMCLALSPDQNSFISGACDSSAKLWDIRDGGCKQTFIGHTSDINAIAFYPSGTAVITGSDDCTLKMYDLRADQEVNGYQDAALNAGVTSVSLSSSGRLIFAGYDNFNCNIWDSLKAEKVGVLSGHDNRVSCIGVPDDGLGVCTGSWDSFLKIWN; encoded by the exons ATGGGTGAAATGGACACGTTGAAAAAGGAGGCCGATGGTCTGAAGGCCCAGATTGAA GCAGGCCGCAAGGCGGTCAATGACACCACCATGGCCACTCTAGCATCTGGTATGGCGGCTGCACCACGTGTTCAGCTGAAAAACAGAAAGACATTGAAGGGCCACTTGGCTAAAATCTACGGCTTGCACTGGTCTGCTGATAACAG GCACATGGTCAGTGCCTCACAGGATGGCAAGCTTCTGATTTGGGACACCTACACCGGCAACAAG GTATATGCCGTCCCCCTCAAGTCCTCCTGGGTAATGAGTTGCTCCATGGCCCCTTCTGGCAATCTGGTGGCCAGCGGAGGTCTGGATAACATGTGCACCATCGCCAATATCAAGGGTGCCAGCCCAAAGACCCTCAGGGAGCTGGACGCACATGAAG GCTACCTTTCTCATAGCCGCTTCCTGAACGACAATGAGATTCTCACAGCATCCGGTGACACCACTTGTTGCCTGTgggatctggagactggcaagcAGAAGGTGATCTACAAGAGCCACGTGGGTGACTGTATGTGCCTGGCCTTGTCACCAGACCAGAACAGTTTCATCTCAGGGGCATGTGACTCCAGCGCCAAGCTGTGGGACATAAGAGATGGCGGCTGCAAGCAGACCTTCATCGGCCACACGAGTGACATTAACGCCATTGCG TTCTACCCTAGTGGCACTGCAGTTATCACAGGTTCCGATGACTGCACCCTCAAGATGTACGACCTCCGTGCAGACCAAGAGGTCAATGGCTACCAGGACGCTGCATTGAATGCTGGCGTCACGTCAGTCTCCCTCTCCAGCTCAGGACGCCTCATCTTCGCCGGCTACGACAACTTCAACTGCAACATCTGGGATTCTCTGAAGGCCGAGAAAGTTG gtgttcTGTCTGGCCATGACAACAGAGTGAGCTGCATTGGGGTGCCAGACGATGGATTGGGTGTCTGCACCGGATCCTGGGATAGCTTCCTGAAGATCTGGAACTGA